A stretch of the Hydra vulgaris chromosome 09, alternate assembly HydraT2T_AEP genome encodes the following:
- the LOC136085392 gene encoding uncharacterized protein LOC136085392, which translates to MVKAHNTPSNGTSEYLVKIIQLALNKNTTRIINSINLYPSVPIDEAIPVIVSVLNDDLKDLKTRTKLTLLDIHQLIELSLSKCYFLYKDKIRVLSNSGPIGLSLMVVTAKDFLQNIEKRALNIAFVNSSQPITYKRYVDDTHIRFDSKEKQELFLKTLNEQNPFIKYTVELENGRKQLNFLDISITNTMNGFYEFQIQ; encoded by the exons ATGGTTAAAGCTCACAACACACCATCTAATGGAACATCAGAGTAtcttgttaaaattattcaattagcattaaataaaaatacaactcGAATAATTAATTCAA TTAATTTATATCCATCTGTACCGATTGATGAAGCAATACCGGTTATTGTTAGCGTATTGAACGATGATTTGAAGGATTTAAAAACTAGGACTAAATTAACTCTTTTAGATATACACCAGTTAATTGAACTTTCATTAAGCAAGTGTTACTTTTTATACAAAGATAAAATCCGAGTTTTATCTAATTCAGGTCCAATTGGTTTATCGTTGATGGTAGTCACAGCTaaagattttttgcaaaatatagaaaaaagagcCCTTAATATAGCCTTTGTTAATTCATCCCAACCAATAACTTACAAAAGATATGTAGACGATACCCATATTCGCTTCGATTCGAAAGAAAAACAAGAACTgtttcttaaaactttaaatgaacaaaacccCTTCATAAAATATACTGTTGAACTTGAAAACGGAAGAAAACAACTCAACTTTTTAGATATATCAATTACAAATACAATGAACGGATTTTATGAATTTCAAATACAATAA